The Desulfuromonas versatilis genome has a segment encoding these proteins:
- a CDS encoding GspE/PulE family protein: MEQNIIIKFLDGQTIEATLAEPLKSSSSDAEVTLKENGIRLCYSLYDICCIYLLGKANWSMPPQPNEVLEEVETTTGDYYQVRTHGNKKSPNGFYGFPTDRDAPFKSIFFCTNGVRMRHQQRPLGDILQEQGAVTPKAVKEVLEEQKKLREKKVGEILAEANNLPQEAVENTLSSANQSGKIPKNARIGDILIAAGLVTREQVEEALSSQQQGKKKRVGELLIDKGLITEDQLLTALATKFGMRMVDLEKVSPSPEALNAIPFETVRQLKILPLEAHRNRLVVVTSQPTDPTIGDSLRFSTNRSIELVVANSKQIEAAIQNYYVKSEDQVQDLISEMSDDIVTVEEEASDDARFSESDSQIIKLVNKLLLEAYQRGVSDIHVEPGMGKQPVRVRYRIDGVCQIAHQIAATYQNAIISRIKIMAKLDIAEHRKPQSGKILLRQERRMLEYRVEVTPTVGGKEDAVLRLLANSKPLPLDKMGFSTPNLKGFREILAKPYGIILCVGPTGSGKTTSLHSALGHINTAERKIWTAEDPVEITQQGLRQVQVHPKIGFTFAEAMRSFLRADPDVIMIGEMRDPETAKTAIEASLTGHLVFSTLHTNSAPETVVRLIEMGMDPFNFSEAMLGILAQRLTRRLCPDCRESYQPSREEYDELVRAYGARRFIEHAMPDYSDELTLMRRVGCPKCDKSGYRGRIAIHELMLGSEAIGDAIKKNMQVNQLRTLAIDEGMRTLRMDGVTKVFQGQTDLEQILRVCA; encoded by the coding sequence GTGGAGCAAAATATCATCATCAAGTTCCTGGACGGCCAGACCATCGAGGCGACGCTGGCCGAGCCGTTGAAATCATCCAGCAGCGACGCCGAGGTGACCCTCAAAGAGAACGGCATCCGTCTCTGCTATTCTCTCTACGACATCTGCTGCATCTATCTGCTGGGCAAGGCCAACTGGTCGATGCCCCCGCAGCCGAACGAGGTCCTCGAGGAGGTGGAAACCACCACCGGCGACTACTACCAGGTGCGCACCCACGGCAACAAGAAATCGCCCAACGGTTTCTACGGGTTCCCCACCGACCGCGACGCCCCCTTCAAAAGCATCTTCTTCTGCACCAACGGCGTGCGCATGCGGCACCAGCAACGGCCGCTCGGCGACATTCTGCAGGAGCAGGGGGCGGTGACCCCCAAGGCCGTCAAGGAGGTGCTCGAAGAACAGAAAAAGCTGCGCGAGAAGAAAGTCGGCGAGATCCTCGCCGAGGCCAACAACCTGCCCCAGGAGGCCGTGGAGAACACCCTTTCGAGCGCCAATCAAAGCGGCAAGATCCCGAAAAACGCGCGCATCGGCGACATCCTCATCGCCGCCGGCCTGGTGACCCGCGAGCAGGTCGAAGAGGCCTTGTCGAGTCAGCAGCAGGGGAAGAAAAAACGGGTCGGCGAACTGCTCATCGACAAGGGGCTGATCACCGAGGACCAGCTGCTCACCGCCCTGGCCACCAAGTTCGGCATGCGCATGGTCGACCTGGAGAAGGTATCCCCCAGTCCCGAAGCGCTCAACGCCATCCCCTTCGAAACCGTCCGCCAGCTCAAGATCCTGCCCCTCGAGGCGCACCGCAACCGCCTGGTGGTAGTCACCTCCCAGCCCACCGACCCCACCATCGGCGACAGCCTGCGCTTTTCCACCAACCGCAGCATCGAACTGGTGGTGGCCAACAGCAAGCAGATCGAAGCGGCGATCCAGAACTACTACGTCAAGAGCGAGGACCAGGTCCAGGACCTGATCAGCGAGATGTCCGACGACATCGTGACGGTGGAGGAGGAGGCCTCCGACGACGCTCGGTTCAGCGAATCGGACTCGCAGATCATCAAACTGGTCAACAAGCTGCTGCTCGAGGCCTACCAGAGAGGGGTTTCGGACATCCACGTCGAACCCGGCATGGGCAAGCAGCCGGTAAGGGTGCGCTACCGCATCGACGGGGTCTGCCAGATCGCCCACCAGATCGCCGCCACCTACCAGAACGCCATCATCTCGCGCATCAAGATCATGGCCAAGCTCGACATCGCCGAGCACCGCAAGCCGCAAAGCGGCAAGATCCTGCTGCGCCAGGAAAGGCGGATGCTCGAATACCGCGTCGAGGTCACCCCCACCGTGGGCGGCAAGGAGGACGCGGTGCTGCGCCTGCTGGCCAACTCCAAGCCGCTGCCGCTGGACAAGATGGGCTTTTCCACCCCCAACCTCAAAGGGTTTCGCGAGATTCTCGCCAAGCCCTACGGCATCATCCTCTGCGTCGGCCCCACCGGCTCGGGCAAGACCACCAGCCTGCACTCGGCCCTGGGGCACATCAACACCGCCGAGCGCAAGATCTGGACCGCGGAGGACCCGGTGGAGATCACCCAGCAGGGGCTGCGCCAGGTGCAGGTCCATCCCAAGATCGGCTTCACCTTCGCCGAGGCGATGCGCTCGTTTCTGCGCGCCGACCCCGACGTGATCATGATCGGCGAAATGCGCGACCCCGAAACGGCCAAGACCGCCATCGAGGCCTCGCTCACCGGCCACCTGGTGTTCAGCACCCTGCACACCAACAGCGCCCCGGAAACCGTCGTGCGGCTCATCGAGATGGGGATGGACCCGTTCAACTTTTCCGAGGCGATGCTCGGCATTCTCGCCCAGCGCCTGACCCGCCGGCTCTGCCCCGACTGCCGCGAGAGCTACCAGCCCAGCCGCGAGGAGTACGACGAGCTGGTGCGCGCCTACGGGGCGCGGCGCTTCATCGAGCACGCCATGCCCGACTACAGCGACGAACTCACCCTGATGCGCAGGGTCGGCTGCCCCAAATGCGACAAATCGGGGTACCGGGGGCGCATCGCCATCCACGAACTGATGCTCGGCAGCGAGGCGATCGGCGACGCGATCAAGAAAAACATGCAGGTCAACCAGCTGCGCACCCTGGCCATCGACGAGGGGATGCGCACCCTGCGCATGGACGGCGTCACCAAGGTGTTCCAGGGGCAAACCGACCTCGAGCAGATCCTGCGCGTCTGCGCCTGA